Proteins from a single region of Vairimorpha necatrix chromosome 6, complete sequence:
- a CDS encoding transmembrane EMP24 domain-containing protein, whose protein sequence is MLFFIFLSKFLCEIFPIHLNEPLEIYQNLKDKTVVLVKSTIMVKNQNDLIWSEADPSIPLMTSLRIYKTGGLSSNEKVELFMDNKYEPHNVFLFTSYEGAGFYSFDFDVQSKVDNLYGLKLEIYEGRPQNTEIVSGIDYHLTMLTEKVGEILDFARKNFEMEEMGEEDEAKYVKLYNYIFSLVYKISFLKIITLFATIFYFNKSVKDFFITNKIAK, encoded by the coding sequence ATGCTgttcttcatttttttgtctAAATTTCTCTGCGAAATATTCCCTATTCATTTAAATGAACCACTAGAAATCTACCAAAATCTAAAAGACAAAACAGTAGTCCTAGTAAAATCCACTATCATGGtaaaaaaccaaaatgATTTAATCTGGTCCGAAGCAGATCCAAGTATTCCTCTAATGACTTCTTTAAGAATTTACAAAACAGGCGGCCTTTCTTCAAATGAGAAAGTCGAGCTTTTTATGGACAACAAATACGAGCCCCACAATGTTTTCCTTTTTACTTCTTACGAAGGCGCAGGGTTTTATTCTTTCGATTTTGATGTCCAAAGTAAAGTTGACAATCTTTACGGGCTCAAGTTGGAGATTTATGAAGGCAGGCCTCAGAATACAGAGATTGTGTCTGGGATTGACTACCATTTGACGATGCTGACTGAGAAAGTGGGCGAAATCTTAGATTTCGCTAGAAAGAATTTCGAGATGGAAGAGATGGGCGAAGAAGACGAGGCTAAATATGTCAAGttgtataattatatatttagttTAGTGTATAAGATATCATTTTTGAAGATAATTACTTTATTTGctacaatattttattttaataagagTGTTAAAGATTTCTTCATTACTAACAAGATTGCTAAATAA
- a CDS encoding alpha-trehalose-phosphate synthase (TPS1) — translation MKLVVVSNRLPITLSRSDSGFNYKHSSGGLVTGLQSINKRINFKWFGNLSSEGLSDEDKQVIYNDCTTKYNLYPIFVDPELNDNSYNGFCNGILWPMLHYFSDDLVVTEKYYEAYIEYNKVFLNEILKEVDDDDIVWVHDYHLLLLPKMIREIRKDIKIMFFLHTPFPNSISFNRLYCRKEILEGVLACNLISFHSYEYVGNFLECCDKNNLVCHSKVDSIPIGIDPEIFTNCLKEEKTIEKINFFKEKYKNKKILLGVDRSDYIKGIPNRVQGYTDFLKKFPEHIEDTVFLQIGVPSRTGVVEYKGYTECVNKLVADSNSKIGDIDNTNIYLQNDSVDFNTLCALYYISDILLITSLRDGMNLVAMEYVSCSYDKHGVLILSEFTGVTSTLPGSLGVNPWNIDEISEKIKEALEMSPEEREKRYNFNKENVYKFTSFKWAEDNLDMLDENWEKYIKK, via the coding sequence ATGAAGTTAGTAGTCGTAAGTAATAGACTTCCTATTACATTATCAAGATCAGACTCTGGTTTCAATTATAAACACAGTTCTGGTGGTCTAGTAACAGGCCTACAATCAATTAATAAACGAATTAATTTCAAATGGTTTGGTAACTTAAGTAGCGAAGGTTTAAGCGACGAAGATAAACAAGTCATTTACAATGATTGTACTACAAAATACAACTTATATCCAATTTTCGTAGACCCAGAACTAAATGATAATTCTTATAACGGTTTTTGTAACGGTATTTTATGGCCAATGttacattatttttctGATGACTTGGTAGTCacagaaaaatattatgaagCTTATATTGAATACAATAAAgtctttttaaatgaaatattgAAAGAAGTTGATGATGACGATATAGTGTGGGTACACGATTATCACCTGTTATTGTTACCAAAAATGATTAGAGAAATAcgaaaagatataaaaattatgttttttttacatacaCCATTTCCAAATTCTATAAGTTTTAATAGGTTATATTGtagaaaagaaattttagaaGGAGTTTTGGCttgtaatttaatttcttttcaTAGTTACGAATATGTAGGGAATTTCTTAGAATGTTGCGATAAAAACAATCTAGTTTGTCATAGTAAAGTTGATTCTATACCAATAGGCATAGATCCGGAGATATTTACTAATTGTTtgaaagaagaaaaaacgatagaaaaaattaatttttttaaagaaaaatacaaaaacaaGAAGATTTTGTTAGGAGTTGATAGATCTGATTATATAAAAGGAATTCCTAATCGTGTACAAGGTTACACagattttcttaaaaagtTTCCTGAGCACATCGAAGACAcagtttttttacaaataggTGTACCAAGCCGTACAGGCGTAGTTGAGTACAAAGGATACACAGAATGTGTTAATAAATTGGTAGCTGATAGTAATAGTAAGATAGGAGATATTGATAAtactaatatttatttacaaaatgaTTCTGTAGATTTTAATACATTGTGCGCTTTGTATTATATAAGTGATATTTTGTTGATTACAAGTCTCAGAGACGGGATGAATTTAGTGGCTATGGAATATGTAAGTTGTTCTTATGACAAACACGGcgtattaattttaagtgAATTTACAGGAGTGACTTCGACTTTGCCTGGAAGTTTAGGTGTGAATCCGTGGAATATTGATGAGATAAGCGAGAAAATTAAAGAGGCGCTAGAGATGAGCCCAGAGGAAAGAGAAAAGAggtataattttaataaagagAATGTTTATAAGTTTACGAGTTTCAAGTGGGCAGAGGACAATTTAGACATGTTAGATGAGAATTGGgagaaatatataaaaaagtaa
- a CDS encoding CCCH-type Zn-finger protein, with translation MKKGGNIFNLNSSDNNVSVYQDIKNIKPFLCDLKSSKEYFNNKKVQLYKTEICRSHSEIGYCKYGTKCQFAHALSELRSVNRHPRYKTETCKTFWEEGSCPYGKRCCFIHIKNNNIDIRVLEENTNDENIVENIQQEEIYKPDIEKINFKKMNEIESGMFSSIDRYEDKDETNKDLVVSKDVDRLPNLKAEIEIDVSRYDTYDNISDCEEAQLDISEIKSCSCKDFEIFNKDNTQNEWSDKFLELSKEDALFFESLFVREHKPFWESNKNFIWTNSPLFYNNNYKWK, from the coding sequence ATGAAAAAAGGCgggaatatttttaatttaaactCGTCTGATAATAATGTTAGTGTATACCaagacataaaaaatattaaacctTTTTTATGTGACTTAAAATCTtctaaagaatattttaataataaaaaagtacaATTGTATAAAACAGAGATCTGTAGAAGTCATTCGGAGATCGGATATTGTAAATACGGCACTAAATGCCAATTTGCGCATGCTTTAAGCGAATTGCGCAGTGTAAATAGACACCCCAGGTATAAAACAGAAACTTGTAAAACTTTCTGGGAAGAAGGAAGTTGTCCGTATGGAAAGAGATGCTGTTTTATACATATTaagaataataatattgataTACGCGTATTAGAAGAAAATACCAATGATGAGAATATAGTTGAAAATATTCaacaagaagaaatttacaaacccgatatagaaaaaattaactttaaaaagatGAATGAAATAGAAAGCGGAATGTTTTCGTCTATTGATCGATACGAAGATAAAGATGaaacaaataaagattTGGTTGTTAGTAAAGATGTAGATCGCCTACCTAATCTGAAAGCGGAGATTGAGATAGATGTATCGCGATATGACACATATGACAATATTAGTGACTGTGAAGAGGCACAATTAGATATTTCAGAAATTAAGAGTTGTAGCTGTAAAGATTTTgagatatttaataaagacaATACGCAAAATGAATGGagtgataaatttttagaattaagCAAAGAAGATGCCTTGTTCTTTGAATCATTATTTGTTAGAGAACATAAACCTTTTTGGGagtcaaataaaaattttatatggaCAAATAGTCcattattttacaataataattacaaatggaaatag
- a CDS encoding ring-type E3 ubiquitin transferase: MDSDCAICMSKSHFIVEYECKHTLCITCGIRLVKLYKKKECTLCKQISKKIIVKNKKSKLKEEINSDDVIYQNKECKDKVLNLLIHKCKKCQVILKDIYELRAHYREVHASLLCYECIDNKKQFWFEHNLYSVSTLRCHKNGKLNEDGFRGHVYCSFCNIFLYDESCAKQHCIQSHVSCTVCDLLGIKNRFYNNFVDLEAHFKNAHYCCTFKYCQNIKAYVFPYKTELLEHLLKFHKQISKFNDISSTISCNIPYFDPFYLSTQNNIKINILNNSVINLKMNDFKHNTQAKEIPTYLDRTKITENKRNQSLRKSLIKRNITKNQEEVIEIAEKIVNKRLSIIDGCADLKLLMDENVLLKLLKELNFEEAQNEMKDYYKILEKQILFPKFEKKISENTTNTRKETKPVGFKILNLKNYKK, translated from the coding sequence ATGGATTCAGATTGCGCTATTTGTATGTCAAAATCCCATTTTATTGTCGAATACGAATGTAAACACACCTTGTGTATCACATGTGGTATTAGACTTGTAAagctatataaaaaaaaagagtgCACACTTTGTAAacaaatatcaaaaaaaattatagtaaaaaacaaaaaatcaaaactaAAAGAGGAAATAAATAGCGATGATGTCATTTATCAAAACAAAGAATGTAAAGACaaagttttaaatcttcttattcacaaatgtaaaaaatgccaagtaattttaaaagacaTTTATGAGCTCCGTGCTCATTACCGGGAAGTCCACGCGTCACTTTTGTGCTACGAATGTATTGACAACAAAAAACAGTTTTGGTTTGAACACAATTTGTATTCTGTCAGTACGTTAAGATGTCATAAAAATGGTAAACTGAATGAAGATGGATTTCGAGGACATGTTTATTGTTcattttgtaatatttttttgtatgaCGAATCTTGTGCTAAACAACATTGTATTCAATCACATGTAAGCTGCACAGTTTGCGATTTACTtggtataaaaaatagattttacaataattttGTAGATTTAGAAGcgcattttaaaaatgcgCACTATTGTTGcacatttaaatattgtcAAAATATCAAAGCCTATGTTTTTCCATATAAAACAGAATTACTTGAAcatttattgaaatttcATAAACAAATTTCCAAATTCAATGATATTTCTTCGACTATTTCTTGTAATATTCCATATTTTGATCCATTTTATCTTTCTACACagaataatataaaaattaatatattaaataattccgttattaatttaaaaatgaatgaTTTTAAACACAACACGCAAGCTAAAGAAATTCCTACGTATTTAGATAGAACTAAAATAacagaaaataaaagaaatcaGTCATTAAGGAAGTcacttataaaaagaaatataacGAAAAATCAAGAAGAAGTTATAGAAATAGCAGAAAAAATAGTTAATAAAAGATTGTCTATTATTGACGGATGCGCAGATTTAAAATTGCTTATGGATGAAAATGTCTTGCTGAAATTACTTAAggaattaaattttgaagaGGCACAGAATGAAATGAaagattattataaaattttagagaaacaaatattatttccCAAGTttgagaaaaaaattagtgaAAATACGACGAACACAAGAAAAGAAACTAAGCCTGTTggatttaaaatattaaatttgaaaaattacaaaaaatga
- a CDS encoding myb-like DNA-binding domain-containing protein, translated as MTALTEQEKNLELEKNYEILADEEVVDLYAYADKREGIIWTPEEIKVLKEGLEKYGKGKWKKILNSYKEDFHPLRRLRDLNDKVKIMLQLVSTKFKNRRDFWEVDKNNNPITKMGEKVIYRAKLLFEAAKKVAYTKNYTGNGNIIFRIAYEEMGKTWVHVYSAKYNRDSNLKSRIKVRKICGQSPYRKDGM; from the coding sequence ATGACCGCACTAACAGAACAGGAAAAAAATCTTGAACTTGAAAAAAACTATGAAATATTAGCAGATGAAGAAGTGGTTGATTTATACGCCTATGCAGACAAAAGAGAAGGTATAATTTGGACAccagaagaaataaaagtattaaAAGAAGGATTGGAAAAATATGGTAAAGGAAAATGGAAGAAAATACTGAACAGTTACAAAGAAGATTTCCATCCATTAAGAAGACTTAGAGATTTAAATGATAAAGTTAAAATAATGTTGCAATTAGTTAgtacaaaatttaaaaacagaAGAGATTTCTGGGAGGtagacaaaaataataatccAATAACTAAAATGGGAGAGAAAGTTATTTATAGAGCTAAACTACTTTTCGAGGCAGCCAAGAAAGTTGCTTATACTAAAAACTATACTGGTAATGgcaatattattttcagAATCGCGTATGAAGAAATGGGGAAGACTTGGGTTCATGTTTATTCTGCTAAATATAATAGAGACTCGAATTTAAAAAGCCGTATTAAAGTGAGAAAAATATGCGGACAAAGTCCTTACCGTAAAGATGGcatgtaa
- a CDS encoding myb-like DNA-binding domain-containing protein — protein MGALTEQEKNLELEKNYQILADEDLVDLYAYADKREGIIWTPEEIELLKEGIEKFGQGNWKTIFDNYKQCLNKSRRKDDLREKFRVLMHLKHRHLSVKDFYEVDKHNNPILVMGEKVIIRSKEHFDAAQRIAFTKNYTGKGNIIFRIAYEEMGKTWVHVYSAKYNRDSKIKTRIRVKKICGESPYRKHGMSKN, from the coding sequence ATGGGCGCACTAACAGAACAGGAAAAAAATCTTGAACTCGAAAAAAACTACCAAATTTTAGCAGATGAAGATTTAGTTGATCTATACGCTTATGCAGACAAGAGAGAGGGTATAATTTGGACGCCAGAAGAAATTGAGTTATTGAAAGAAGgaatagaaaaatttggCCAGGGCAATTGGAAAACAATCTTTGATAATTATAAGCAATGTCTTAATAAGTCAAGAAGAAAAGATGATTTAAGAGAGAAATTTAGGGTATTGATGCATTTGAAACACAGACATTTATCAGtgaaagatttttatgaagTCGACAAACACAATAATCCAATCCTAGTAATGGGAGAAAAGGTTATTATTAGATCTAAAGAACATTTCGATGCCGCTCAAAGAATTGcatttactaaaaattatacgGGCAAAGGGAACATTATCTTTAGGATTGCTTATGAGGAAATGGGAAAAACTTGGGTGCATGTTTATTCGGCTAAATATAATAGagattcaaaaataaaaacacgTATCAGAGTAAAGAAGATCTGCGGAGAAAGTCCATATCGTAAACATGGTATGTCAAAAAACtga
- a CDS encoding myb-like DNA-binding domain-containing protein, with protein MGTLTKQDKNLELEKKYQILADEDVIDLYAYADKREGIIWTPEEIELLKEGTETFGQGKWSKIYEHYKQHLHPLRRPDDLAKKFWKLIQESGYRKQYKRDFFEVDKYNNPILIMGEKVIYKDKAHFDAAKRVAFTKNYTGKGNIIFRIANEEMGKIWVHVYSAKYIRDSRFKTRIRVKKICGESPRRKENM; from the coding sequence ATGGGCACACTAACAAAACAGGATAAAAATCTTGAActcgaaaaaaaatatcaaattttagCAGATGAAGATGTAATTGATCTATACGCTTATGCAGACAAGAGAGAGGGTATAATTTGGACACCAGAAGAAATTGAGTTATTGAAAGAAGGAACAGAAACATTTGGCCAGGGAAAATGGTCGAAAATTTACGAACATTATAAGCAGCATCTTCATCCATTAAGAAGACCAGATGATttagcaaaaaaattttggaaATTAATTCAAGAAAGTGGTTACagaaaacaatataaaagagatttttttgaagTTGACAAATACAATAATccaatattaataatggGAGAAAAggttatttataaagataaaGCACATTTCGATGCCGCTAAAAGAGTTGCgtttactaaaaattatacaggCAAAGggaatattatttttaggaTTGCTAATGAGGAAATGGGGAAAATTTGGGTACACGTTTATTCGGCTAAATATATTAGAGATTCAAGATTTAAAACACGTATCAGagtaaagaaaatttgCGGAGAAAGCCCTCGCCGCAAAGAAAATATGTGA